One region of Solanum pennellii chromosome 6, SPENNV200 genomic DNA includes:
- the LOC107023021 gene encoding protein ETHYLENE INSENSITIVE 3-like: MMMFEEMGFCGDLDFFPAPLKEVEVSAPQSQTEPDSVVDDDYSDEEEIEVDELERRMWRDKMKLKRLKEMSKSKEGVDPAKQRQSQEQARRKKMSRAQDGILKYMLKMMEVCKAQGFVYGIIPEKGKPVSGASDNLREWWKDKVRFDRNGPAAIAKYQADHAIPGMNEGSNPVGPTPHTLQELQDTTLGSLLSALMQHCDPPQRRFPLEKGVPPPWWPTGQEDWWPQLGLHKDQGSLPYKKPHDLKKAWKVGVLTAVIKHMFPDIAKIRKLVRQSKCLQDKMTAKESATWLAIISQEEALARELYPDRCPPLSSAGVSGNFMLNDSSEYDVEGAQDEPNFDVHEQKPNHLNLLNICAERFKETMPLQQQSHPNKDELITNLDFSLKRKQANEPTVMMDQKIYTCEFLQCPHNELRHGFQDRSSRDNHQFACLYRSSSRFGVSNFQINEVKPVVFPQQYVQPKSSALPVNQGPPSFDLSGIGVPEDGQRMINELMSIYDSDVQGSKRQNRGNIALTKEQPHQQPRVHQDNYLLSQGIMDGNIFKNTNISTTQSMLPQVDPFDQSKAFNAGSNDNFHFMFGSPFNIQSTNYNGNLPSIGYDTTPKQDAPIWY; encoded by the coding sequence ATGATGATGTTTGAGGAAATGGGGTTCTGTGGGGATCTTGATTTCTTCCCTGCTCCGCTGAAGGAAGTGGAAGTGTCTGCTCCGCAGAGTCAGACTGAGCCGGATTCTGTGGTGGATGATGATTATAGTGATGAGGAGGAGATTGAAGTGGATGAGCTGGAGAGGAGGATGTGGAGGGACAAGATGAAGTTGAAAAGGCTGAAAGAAATGAGTAAAAGTAAGGAAGGTGTTGATCCTGCAAAACAACGTCAGTCGCAGGAGCAGGCGAGGAGGAAGAAGATGTCAAGGGCACAGGATGGGATCTTGAAGTACATGCTGAAAATGATGGAAGTATGTAAAGCTCAGGGGTTTGTTTATGGGATCATTCCGGAAAAAGGCAAGCCAGTTAGTGGGGCATCTGATAATCTTAGGGAGTGGTGGAAGGATAAGGTGAGGTTCGATCGAAATGGTCCTGCAGCAATAGCCAAATACCAAGCTGATCATGCCATCCCTGGCATGAACGAGGGGTCTAATCCAGTTGGTCCTACCCCTCACACCTTGCAGGAGCTGCAAGATACCACCCTTGGTTCGTTATTATCAGCTTTGATGCAGCACTGTGATCCTCCTCAGAGAAGATTTCCATTGGAGAAAGGTGTTCCACCACCATGGTGGCCCACAGGACAGGAGGATTGGTGGCCTCAATTGGGTTTGCACAAGGACCAAGGTTCTCTACCTTACAAGAAGCCTCATGATCTGAAGAAGGCGTGGAAGGTTGGTGTCCTCACTGCAGTGATCAAGCACATGTTCCCTGATATTGCTAAAATCCGCAAGCTGGTAAGGCAGTCAAAGTGCTTACAGGACAAGATGACAGCCAAGGAAAGTGCAACTTGGCTTGCCATCATCAGTCAGGAGGAAGCTTTGGCTCGAGAACTCTATCCCGATCGCTGTCCACCTTTGTCCTCAGCTGGTGTTAGTGGAAATTTCATGTTGAACGACAGCAGTGAGTATGATGTTGAAGGTGCTCAAGATGAGCCTAACTTTGATGTTCATGAGCAAAAACCAAACCATCTCAATCTGTTGAACATCTGTGCTGAGAGATTCAAGGAGACGATGCCTCTTCAGCAACAATCTCATCCAAACAAGGATGAACTGATCACAAACTTAGATTTCAGTCTGAAGAGGAAGCAAGCTAATGAACCTACTGTGATGATGGATCAAAAGATATACACATGCGAGTTTCTTCAATGCCCTCACAATGAACTTCGCCATGGTTTTCAGGACAGATCTTCCAGAGACAATCATCAATTTGCTTGCCTTTACCGAAGTTCTTCCCGTTTTGGAGTTTCAAACTTTCAGATTAATGAAGTCAAGCCAGTTGTCTTCCCTCAACAATATGTCCAGCCAAAGTCATCTGCTCTACCTGTTAATCAAGGTCCTCCTTCCTTTGATCTATCTGGTATAGGAGTTCCTGAAGATGGGCAAAGGATGATTAATGAGCTTATGTCAATCTATGATAGTGATGTACAAGGAAGCAAAAGGCAAAATAGGGGGAACATTGCATTGACCAAAGAGCAGCCTCATCAACAACCTCGTGTCCACCAGGACAATTACCTGCTCAGCCAAGGGATAATGGACGGAAATATCTTCAAAAACACTAATATTTCCACAACTCAGTCTATGCTCCCACAAGTCGATCCATTTGATCAATCCAAGGCTTTCAATGCAGGCTCCAACGACAACTTCCATTTCATGTTTGGGTCTCCATTCAACATACAATCTACCAATTATAACGGAAATCTACCTAGCATTGGATACGATACCACACCAAAACAAGATGCTCCTATTTGGTACTAG
- the LOC107022643 gene encoding glucan endo-1,3-beta-glucosidase 14-like has translation MLLTKKMTSYLSLFLCLILLFNVLVADAFTGTYGINYGRIADNIPAPESVVTLLRANKIKNVRIYDADHSVLTAFKDSEIQIIIGLGNEFLKDISVNEDRAVEWVKINVQPYLPGTLIRGIAVGNEVLGGGDTEVWEVLVPAVKNVYNALEKLDLSHKIEVSSPHSEAVFDNTYPPSAGAFKESILPYMLPLLNFSKQIGSPFYINAYPFLAYKSDPSHIDLNYALFEKSSGIYDAKTKLHYDNMFEAMIDAAYFALEKTGFEKMAVICSETGWASQGDENEAGANVKNARTYNKNLHKLLLKKKGTPHRPKMVMRAYVFALFNENQKPGPTSERNFGLFKADGSIAYKIGFRGLVPSSASKDFVLRGGFWSSQWFIALASAVVLTQFLDL, from the exons TTTTGGTGGCAGATGCATTTACAGGTACATATGGGATAAATTATGGAAGGATAGCAGACAACATCCCAGCCCCAGAAAGCGTTGTAACGCTTCTCAGGGCtaacaaaataaagaatgtTAGAATCTATGACGCGGATCATAGTGTTCTAACAGCTTTTAAAGATTCTGAAATTCAAATCATCATAGGACTTGGCAATGAATTTCTCAAAGACATAAGTGTGAATGAAGATCGCGCAGTTGAATGGGTGAAAATAAACGTACAACCTTACCTCCCCGGTACCTTAATTCGTGGCATAGCAGTTGGTAACGAAGTTCTTGGAGGAGGAGATACTGAAGTATGGGAAGTTTTAGTCCCTGCTGTTAAAAATGTGTATAATGCACTTGAAAAATTGGACTTATCACACAAAATAGAAGTGTCAAGTCCACATTCAGAAGCTGTTTTTGATAACACATATCCTCCCTCAGCTGGTGCATTTAAAGAAAGTATACTACCTTATATGTTACCATTATTAAATTTTTCGAAACAAATTGGTTCACCTTTTTACATCAATGCATACCCTTTTTTGGCCTACAAGAGTGACCCTAGTCACATTGATCTTAACTATGCATTATTCGAGAAATCGAGTGGTATATATGATGCAAAAACAAAGTTGCATTACGATAACATGTTTGAGGCTATGATTGATGCTGCATATTTCGCGTTGGAGAAGACAGGTTTCGAGAAAATGGCAGTAATTTGTTCAGAAACAGGATGGGCTTCACAAGGGGATGAAAATGAAGCTGGTGCAAATGTGAAAAATGCAAGAACTTATAATAAGAATTTGCATAAATTGTTGTTGAAGAAAAAAGGGACACCAcataggcctaaaatggtgatGAGGGCTTATGTATTTGCTTTGTTTAATGAAAATCAGAAACCTGGCCCAACTTCAGAGAGGAATTTTGGGTTGTTTAAAGCTGATGGAAGTATAGCTTATAAAATTGGATTTAGAGGACTTGTGCCTTCTTCAGCATctaag GACTTTGTACTACGAGGCGGGTTTTGGAGTTCCCAATGGTTTATTGCTTTGGCGAGTGCAGTAGTACTGACTCAATTTTTAGACTTGTGA